A DNA window from candidate division KSB1 bacterium contains the following coding sequences:
- a CDS encoding tetratricopeptide repeat protein, translating to MPHLGLNSDVQAGGHRFHVQTSYSASNAKIISHIFDHGRIVAQREVPMNGEAGDQHLARKLHAIHQDMVAEMELLFHIADKVREVKHPLSCLKLGRLFLQKNLLDDAIATLELAITLDVDSPHAYNDLGMAYLRRGEFARSEKVLREGLERAPQYADGYCNLGVAYLEQEKYAEALQAFETALQINPKFFRALLLRTLAHLSMLASPAVRGTLAELPAHREQVREELERVLQAMPAGHDHSRLVKCREHLSRNELGRAAAELQAMRQEMQAEAFSHYENEFYLKFMYGGKGRDDAFVQRYTDKLREAIQNYPEYADLHNHLGIAYLIQCRNLFLRALEEFRTALRINPNFKRAEKNLKLTENDGKGFLILLRALFK from the coding sequence TGCCACACCTCGGATTGAACAGTGACGTTCAGGCCGGAGGCCATCGCTTTCATGTGCAAACGAGCTATTCGGCCAGCAACGCCAAGATCATCTCTCACATTTTCGATCATGGCCGCATCGTTGCGCAGCGCGAAGTGCCCATGAACGGGGAGGCGGGCGATCAACATCTCGCCCGGAAGCTGCATGCCATCCATCAGGACATGGTGGCGGAAATGGAGTTGCTGTTTCACATCGCCGACAAAGTGCGCGAAGTGAAACACCCGCTCTCCTGCCTCAAACTCGGCCGGCTTTTTTTGCAGAAGAATCTGCTGGACGACGCCATTGCCACCCTCGAGCTCGCCATCACGCTGGACGTCGACTCCCCCCATGCTTACAACGACCTGGGCATGGCCTATCTGCGCCGCGGTGAATTTGCCCGCAGCGAAAAAGTTCTGCGCGAGGGTCTCGAGCGCGCCCCGCAATATGCCGACGGCTACTGCAATCTCGGCGTGGCGTATCTCGAGCAGGAGAAGTATGCCGAGGCGCTGCAGGCCTTCGAAACGGCGCTGCAGATCAACCCCAAATTTTTCCGCGCCCTCCTGCTGCGCACGCTTGCCCATCTCAGCATGCTGGCCTCGCCGGCGGTGCGCGGCACGCTCGCCGAACTGCCGGCGCATCGCGAACAGGTGCGTGAAGAACTGGAGCGCGTCCTGCAGGCAATGCCGGCAGGCCACGACCACAGCCGGCTGGTGAAATGCCGGGAACACCTCAGCCGCAACGAGTTAGGCCGGGCCGCTGCCGAGCTGCAAGCCATGCGGCAGGAGATGCAGGCGGAGGCCTTCAGCCACTACGAAAACGAGTTTTATCTCAAATTCATGTACGGCGGCAAGGGCCGTGACGACGCCTTCGTGCAGCGCTACACCGACAAGCTGCGCGAAGCCATTCAAAACTATCCCGAGTATGCCGATTTGCACAACCATCTCGGCATCGCTTATTTGATTCAGTGCCGCAATCTCTTCCTGCGCGCCCTGGAGGAGTTTCGCACCGCGCTGCGCATCAATCCGAATTTCAAGCGTGCGGAAAAAAATTTGAAGCTGACCGAGAACGACGGCAAGGGTTTTCTCATTCTGCTGCGTGCGCTGTTCAAATAA